The nucleotide sequence AGTGATGGCAACCCGGCGCTGTTCAACTGGCGCATCCCCAACTCGAGGGGTTTCAGCCCGAGCGTCCAGTGGCGTGTCACTGCGTCCTGGCACACGTATCCGCGCTCCTGCAAAATCTGGAGCAGGCGATGGCACGTGCTCGGGCTCAACTCGACCTGCTGGGCAAGATCGCGGATCCCGATCGGATGGGGTTGCGCGGCGAGAAACTCCAGAATATCCAGACCGCGCTGCAAGAGGCGGCTGTGGCGATCATCACGGATTGTCATGACTGCACCGGCGAGAGAGTCTGCTCTGCAAGCGCCGCAATAGGCAAATCGGCGACCAGCATATGGCCCGGGGCATGGGTAATCATGAGAGAGACTCGGCTTTCCAGCGCCACGGCCTGAGGAGTCACCCCGCAGGCCCAGAACATCGGCACATCGTCAGGTTGGGCGACAACCGGCTCGCCCCAGTCTGGCTGGTTCAAATCGGCAATGCCCAGCGATTCGGGATCGCCGATCTGGACGGGAGCGCCATGGAGGAGGGGATAGCGGGCGCTGATGGCCGCAGCCCGCTCAACCAGAGCTGTCGGCATCGGGCGATAGGTCACCACCAGGTTGCCCTGGAACGGCCCGGCCGGAACGCAGGGACGGTTCGTGCGAAACATGGGCACATTGCGTCCCTGTTCCAGGTGGCGCACCGGCAGGCCGGCGGCCAGCAGCGCCCCATCGAAGCCAAAGGAGCAGCCGAGCAAAAACGCGACCAGATCGTCGCGCCAGAGATCGCGCAGATTGTCAACTTCCGCGACGAACCGACCTTCCCGGTAGATCCGATAGCGCGGGATGTCAAAACGGATGTCGGCATCGGCGGCCAGTGCCGCCGGCACCCGTGGATCGCCGGGGGGCAGCACTGCCAGCACCGGGCAGGGTTGCGGATTGCGATTGCAGAACTGTTGGAAGGCGGCAGCCTCGTCAACGGGTAACACGACCAGGTTAGCCTGGACATGGCCGGGCGCCAGGCGCTCAGTTGAACGCCGCCACAGGCCGTTGCGGATGGCTGCGCGAATAGCTGCCGGTCTGGTTTCGGGGAGGGGCCAGGGCATCTGATGATCAGACATAACCCTCCAAACTATCCACGCTGGCAGGAGATAGAGGAAGCCTGGTCGCCCGACTCGATATCTACGCTGGAACGCTACAATCCCAGATACGCCCGGCGCACCAGATCGGATTGCAGTAAATCAGCGCCAGCGCCCGTGGCGACGATCTGACCGACCTGGAGCACATAGGCGCGATGGGCCAGCGTGAGCGTCTCCTTTACATTTTGCTCGATGAGTAAAATAGTCATGCCGCTCGCGCTCAGGGTGCGCACCACATCGAAGATCCCTTCGACGACCAGGGGCGCCAGCCCCAGGCTTGGCTCGTCAAGCATTAACAGGCGCGGGCGGAGCATTAACCCGCGTCCGATGGCCAGCATCTGCTGTTCGCCGCCCGAAAGCGTGCCGGCGCGCTGGTGCAGACGTTCGCGGAGACGGGGGAAGAGGGTCAGCACTTCTTCCAGGGTTTGCTGCTCGGCGGATCGCGCCGCCCGGGTATACGATCCCAGCAACAGGTTCTGTAGAACGCTGAGCCGGCTGAAGATCCGGCGGCCCTCAGGAACGTGCGCAATTCCCAGGGCCGCGATAGCGTGTGGAGGCATCCGATTGAGCTGGTGGCCTTCCAGTCGGATCGAGCCGCTATCAGCAGGAATGAGACCGCTGATCGCGCGCAAGGTTGTAGATTTGCCGGCGCCGTTGGCGCCCACCAGCGCGACCACCTCACCCGCACGCACCTCGAACGAGACGCCATAGAGCGCCGGAACGCCGCCGTAGCTGACCCGCAAATCCTCCACGGTCAGCAACGGCGAGCTGGCGCGGTCAGGACGGGTTTGCATAACTGGACCCCAGATACGCCGCGATGACTTCTGGATTACGGGTGATACTATCGGGCGTTCCTTCAGCGATCTTTTTGCCGTAGTTTAACACCAGCACCCGATCAGATAATGGCAGCAATACATCCATAATATGTTCAATAAGCAAGATGGAAATCCCTCGCCTCTGGATGGACCGCACCAGCGCAACTGCCTGCTGGCGTTCCTGGGCATTGAGGCCGCTCATCACCTCATCGAGCATGAGCAGCCGTGGCCGGGTTGCCAGCGCGCGCGCCACTTCGAGGCGTTTCTTATCGGCAATGGTCAGGTTCTTGCCGAGCGTCTGGGCGCGCGCCTCAAGGCCGGTGAAGGCCAGAACTTCTTCCGCAATTCGCTGTGCTTCGCGCACGGCGCGGGTGCGCAGAAAAGCGCCGACCATCACGTTTTGCAGCACGCTGAGATCGGGCAAGGCGCGGACGATCTGGAAGGTGCGCACCAGCCCGCGCCGGCAGATGCGATCGGGGCGCATCCCGGTGATGTCTTCGCCCGCAAAACGCACCCGCCCATTGGTAGGCTTCAGGAACCCGGCGATACAGGCGAAGAGCGTGGTCTTGCCGGCGCCGTTTGGCCCGATAATGCCCAGCACCTCGCCGTCGTTCAGTGTAAACGAAATCCGGTCGTTGGCCACCAGGCCGCCAAACGTCATCGTCAGGTCAGTAACTTCGAGCAAGCTCATGAGCGGATGCTCTCTTCCATCTGCGTGTCGGCTGGAGCGGCAGGGGCCACACGCGCGCGCTGCCGCAGGCGAAAGCGCTCGGAAAGGCCGGCCAGCCCTGCGGGTTGAAAGACGGCGATCACCATGATGAGCAACCCGTAGATCACCAGATCGAAGGCCGTTCCCCGCCCGCCCAACTGGCTGCGGGTCACCTCGGCGAGAGGGATCAGCACCGCCGCGCCCAGGAACGGCCCCCAGAGACTGCCGGCGCCGCCCAGGATCGCCACCAGGGCGATCAACACCGAGAGCGACAGGCCAAATACGGTTTCCGGATCGACGAACAACAAGTATTGGGCATAGAACGTCCCAATCAGCGCCGTACAGGCTGAGCTGATCAACAGTGCGATCAGCTTATAGCGCGCCACGGGTACGCCGATGGCCGCGGCAGCAGTCTGATCGTTCTTGATGGCTCGCAGATAGAACCCGATCCACGAACGGTCGAGCAGCACGGCCACGACCTGTACCAGGCCCAGGAGTCCCAGGGCTAGATAGACATATGGCAGTTTACTGCTGTTGAATTGCAGCATCCACCACGAATCGGTCGGGCGTCCTTGCATATCGCGCGTGATTGGCAGGGAGATGCCTGCGGCCCCGCCCACGAAGTCGAGATTCTGGAAGATTACCAGGGCGATTTCCGCGAGGGCGATGGTGGCAATGGCCAGGTAATGGCCGGCCAGACGAAAGACGGGATACCCGATCAGCAACGCCAGAACCATTGCCAGCGCCATCCCCGCCAGGGCGCCGAGCCACGGCGAGACCTGGGCGCGTACCAGCAACAGGGAGGAGGTGTATGCGCCAATGCCGAAAAAAATGGCATTACCCAGGGAAATTTGACCGGCGAAGCCGCCCAGAATGTTCCATGCCTGAGCCAGGGCGGCATAGACGCCGATCAGGATCAGCGTGTGGTGGAACACATTGTTGTTGATCAGCAGCGGCGTGGTCAGAAGGATGCCGATCACGACGGCAAGCGCGGTCAGCGTGAGCGGTGCGGGCAGGCGACGGTCGAGCATGGTCGCCCCTTTCAATAGCGCCCAAACAAACCCTGGGGACGTACTAATACCACCAGCAGGTAAAGCGTGAAGACCAGGGCGTACTTATAGGCCGGAGGGATGCCGAGCAGCAGCGGGGCGACAATCTCTACCAATCCCACCAGGATCCCGGCAATGAGTGCTCCGGTGATGCTGCCAAACCCCCCAAGGGCCACGATGATGTAGGCCAGGAGGGCAAAGGTCACTCCTACGCTGGGGTAAATGTAGTAGAAACTGGCCAGGACCGCGCCGGCGATCCCGACGCATGCCGCGGCAATGCCCCATCCCAGGTCGAACATGCGTCCGGCGGGGATGCCCATCAATGCCGCGGTACTGCGGTCTTCGGCAACTGCCTGGAGCGCCAGGCCAAGCCGCGTTCGTCCAATCAGCAGGCCCAGCAGGGCAAACGCGACCGCGGCGATCACGGCTGCAACCAGTTGCGGCACTCCGATGAACACGTCCCTGCCGAGGGCGATGCGTCCCCCGACGATCCGGGACAGGAACGGATCCTGTATCGAACGAAAATCAGCCGACCAGAGATACTGGGCGCCAGCGCGCAAGAAGAGGCCCAGGCCGAAGGTCGCGAAAATCTGCGCCAGGGCCGGGGCGTTGAGCACGCGCATCACCAGGAGGCGGTTGGTCAATACGCCGACACCGAACATCAGCGCTGCGGTAATAGGCAGGCTCGTCAGCGGATCAAGCTGCCAGAGTTCCCACATCCAGAACGAGCTGAACATCGCCAGCATCAGGAATTCGCCATGGGCGAAGTTGACGATCTCCATCAGCCCGAAGATCAGCGAGAGACCTGCGGCGATGAGGGCGTAGATCATTCCGATCAGGATCCCTGACAGCACCGCCTGTACGATTGTGGCGTCCATAGCAGGCTCTTCTGGCGCTTCTGTGCGATTGTCAGCAAAATCCCGGTTCCCGGCAGGCAACCCGGAGGGTTGCCTGCCCTGATAGGGTACGGCAGGGCGCGGGGGGGCCTGCGAGGGTTCCCGCGCCCGATAGCCCGTCGCTCACCGATTGGCCCACGCGACGCCTGGGAACCGCACCTCGGAGGAGGCAAACTCGAAGGGATAGACTGTCACGTAGGCGCCGTTCTGACGTTGCACGAGGATGGCCTGACCGAGGCTATTCTGGCCCTTTTCGTCGAACTTGATCCCCTGCCAGGGCATGATCAACTGGTCAGGGGGAATGTCGGTGGCGGCAAGCGCTGCGCGGATGGCCTCAGGATCGGTTGAGCCTGCGCGGTTGATCGCTTCGGCCAGGGCCATGAAGCCGGTAAAGGCGCGCGCGGGCGCATCGGTAAGCGGGCGGTCGTGGCTTTGCCGGTACATCTGATCAATCCGCGCCGCCAGATCTTTAGCCTGGGTAATGTCGGCGGCGTAGGCCGCGCGCGAAAGGATGCCCTCGGCATCGGCGCCGGTGGTTTCGAGGAAGGCGTTGTCGAGGTAGCCGGCGTTCTGGGCGATGATCAACTGTGGCGCGAAGCCGAGTTCGCGGGCCGTCTTCACCGTCAGAATAGCATCATTGACATACGACGAAGGCAGCAGCACGTCGGCGTTGAAAGATTTGAGCTGCTGGATCTCGCCCGTCAGCGCGGCGCTCCCTGACCGATACTTCACTTCACCCAGGACCGGAATACCGTATTCCTCTGCGAAACGCTTCTGGGCGGTGGCGCTGTTGACGCCGAAGTCGGTATCCTCGTAGAAGAGGGCCACGCCGTTGAGCGTCACACCCTGGCGCTCCTGAAACTCCTTGAGGAAGGCGAACATGACCCGCGAGAAGTCGAGGTCGGTGGGGGAGGTGCGGAAGAACCAGCGGTAGCCGCGCTCGGTCAGGTCCGGCGATGAGGATTCGCCATTGACAAAGGGAATGCCAGCACGCTCGGCCACGCTGCTCGCGGTTTTGGTCACCGCGCTGTTGTAGGCGCCGTAGAGCGCCACTACCCCTTCGTTCAGCAGCCGCTCCGCCTCTGACTGGCCAATGTCAGCCTTGGCCTGCGAGTCGCCGAAGATCACCTCGATGGTTGCGCCGCCAAGATTGGGCAGGCCCGTGCCTGGCGCCAGGGCGAACGGGAGATCGCCCATATCCTGGTTGATGATCGCCAGCGCCAGCTCGATTGCCGCTTTCATGTCGTTGCCCGTCTGCGCCTGCGGCCCGCTCAACGGGTAGATGACCCCGATCTTGATGCTCGCCGGTGGAGCGGGGGCCTGGCCGGTCGGCGCGGTTGCAGGGGCCTGCGGTGTGGCTGCGGATGGGGTGGATGCGGGAGCCTGCCCGGCCGGTGCGCCGCCGCAGCCGGCCAGCGCCGTGATCAGGGCCAGGGTCAGCAGCCCGGTGAGTTGCCTGGTAACCGATAGTTTGCCAATCACGGCCTGTTCCTCCTTCCATATGCCGCAAAAAACTGCGTTTCTGCTCGCAGCGGGTATGCACCACTACCGCACGAGGCATCCCTGCCCCGCAGTGGAGGAGAGTACGAGAGGCCGACCCTGGCCGTGTTCCGTCAGTTGGAACATTGTTTTGGCAGTTGGAACGGTGTTAGGGCGAGTATAGCACGACGACCGCCTGGCGTCAAGCGAGGAGAGGCGTTACGGCCCGCCGCGCGCCAGCCTCACCGCGGCCTCGCCGCGCGCGAAGGCCAGCACCAGCGGTCGCGCTCCGTCGGGGTAGGTGGCGACCGGGCCGAGCGGGAGGCCCTCGGGGCCGAGGGCGGCCAGGGTGGCGGCCTGGTCGGCGGCGCTGGCATCACCTGGCAGCAGCACGAGGACCGGCCCGTCGCCGGGGATGGGCGCGCCGGTGTACGCCTCGGGCGGCGCGCCCCATGTCAGGAAGCGCACCGTGTCGGCGCCGAGCAACGCTTCGGGCAGCAAAACGCGCACGGCTCGCACCTCAGCATCGGCGCTGGCCGCAGGGGCCGCTGCCAGACGCCCCATCGCCGTCTCCACCATATCGAACGCGTTGTAGACCCGCGGCTCCAGGCGCATTACGCCAAAGTACAGCCAGGCATTGAAACTCAGACTGGCCAGCAGGGCCACGGCCCACACGGCGGCGCGTCCCGGCGGGGCCAGTGCCGCCAGTCCCAGGCCAGCAAGCATGGCCGCCGGGGCCAGCGTCCCCAGGGAGCGCATCGCGTGGGGCGCGTTGCCGCTGAACACGCCAGGGATCAGGTAGATCATCCCCAGGGCCAGGACCGCGGCCACGCCCGTGCGCCGACGCAGCAGCGGCAGGGCCAGACCGAGGCCCACGGCCAGCGACCACCCCGCCACCGGGTCGAGCATTGGCGCGTCGGGCATGTGGTGACGGCCGTTGAAATCGCCGCGAACGTGAAACATCAGCAGGTAGCGCTCCAGATTGCCAAGGATCAGCCCGGCGGGCGCGCGGGTGGTCAGATTGGCGCTATCGAGGATCGAAACCCGGCCCACCCGCCGGTTGTAGCCCTGCTGGTCGTTCAGGATGTACAGCGCCAGTGGGGCGATGGTCAATGCACCCGCGACAGCCGCAACGGCCAGCCCGGGCAGGGCGCGCCGCCAGGCTATTGCCGAGGCGCCCAGGCGAATTGCCGCCACTGCCGCCAGGGCCAGGGGCGCGACGCGCCCGGTATGGTAGGTGTACACCGCAAGGCCGCCAAGGACGCCCGCCGCCGCCAGAAACGCCACCCGGCGCGCCGTGCCGGGCGCTTCCTCCGGCGGGGCCAGGCCGCGCCAGAGGAACCCTATCGCCGCCAGCACCAGCAGATGGTCGAGGGTGGCGGGAAAAGCCCAGCGGCTCATGCTCAGGCTCCAGGAGGACCAGGCGACCAGCGCGGCGGCGAAAAGCGCCGCGCGCCGGCCAATGAGCGGGCTGGCGGCCCAGAAGAGCGCCAGCGGGGTAAGGGCGCCGGCCAGGGCGCTCACCAGGCGCGCGCTCCAGGCGTGCGGGCCGAACAGACCCACCGCCGGCGCCATCAGGTAGAACAGTAGTGCCGGCAGGTCGGCCCCAACCACCACGTAGATCGGGCGGTAGCCGGGATCGTTCCAGATCCGCAGCGCCTGCAGCCCGTGGCGCGACTCATCGCGCCAGAGGCCCGCGGGTTGTGC is from Chloroflexaceae bacterium and encodes:
- a CDS encoding glycosyltransferase family 39 protein, whose translation is MRLLATGGVGARRATTHRPILAPLAPPALLALLTLGLLLAGALIANPGVDLSAADPAARRVLVRFHGLERNATDAYRWSEPLAALVLFGFDGRPAIVSLRLAAPRPPGAAPVVVQVRRDNQFSGVFAAAGDWRRYHVLTPTGPIGESALVLQTSPFTPPGDPRELGLALSHVRATAATAGPWLPPARALYLLALPLIGWLLLTRLGTPAPLALGCGALLAMLAGWAMAFPTAAGYWLPTLGWPWWPALPLALLATWPWLGSGLAATRARLARRPAIGWIGLGAALVALGLMRLGLPPFPGMAMFVVGVWVGLPSPAQRDATLAGQRLTARWPLALALIVLLAIGLRFVNLDAQPAGLWRDESRHGLQALRIWNDPGYRPIYVVVGADLPALLFYLMAPAVGLFGPHAWSARLVSALAGALTPLALFWAASPLIGRRAALFAAALVAWSSWSLSMSRWAFPATLDHLLVLAAIGFLWRGLAPPEEAPGTARRVAFLAAAGVLGGLAVYTYHTGRVAPLALAAVAAIRLGASAIAWRRALPGLAVAAVAGALTIAPLALYILNDQQGYNRRVGRVSILDSANLTTRAPAGLILGNLERYLLMFHVRGDFNGRHHMPDAPMLDPVAGWSLAVGLGLALPLLRRRTGVAAVLALGMIYLIPGVFSGNAPHAMRSLGTLAPAAMLAGLGLAALAPPGRAAVWAVALLASLSFNAWLYFGVMRLEPRVYNAFDMVETAMGRLAAAPAASADAEVRAVRVLLPEALLGADTVRFLTWGAPPEAYTGAPIPGDGPVLVLLPGDASAADQAATLAALGPEGLPLGPVATYPDGARPLVLAFARGEAAVRLARGGP
- a CDS encoding branched-chain amino acid ABC transporter permease, whose amino-acid sequence is MDATIVQAVLSGILIGMIYALIAAGLSLIFGLMEIVNFAHGEFLMLAMFSSFWMWELWQLDPLTSLPITAALMFGVGVLTNRLLVMRVLNAPALAQIFATFGLGLFLRAGAQYLWSADFRSIQDPFLSRIVGGRIALGRDVFIGVPQLVAAVIAAVAFALLGLLIGRTRLGLALQAVAEDRSTAALMGIPAGRMFDLGWGIAAACVGIAGAVLASFYYIYPSVGVTFALLAYIIVALGGFGSITGALIAGILVGLVEIVAPLLLGIPPAYKYALVFTLYLLVVLVRPQGLFGRY
- a CDS encoding ABC transporter ATP-binding protein, which encodes MQTRPDRASSPLLTVEDLRVSYGGVPALYGVSFEVRAGEVVALVGANGAGKSTTLRAISGLIPADSGSIRLEGHQLNRMPPHAIAALGIAHVPEGRRIFSRLSVLQNLLLGSYTRAARSAEQQTLEEVLTLFPRLRERLHQRAGTLSGGEQQMLAIGRGLMLRPRLLMLDEPSLGLAPLVVEGIFDVVRTLSASGMTILLIEQNVKETLTLAHRAYVLQVGQIVATGAGADLLQSDLVRRAYLGL
- a CDS encoding ABC transporter substrate-binding protein, translated to MIGKLSVTRQLTGLLTLALITALAGCGGAPAGQAPASTPSAATPQAPATAPTGQAPAPPASIKIGVIYPLSGPQAQTGNDMKAAIELALAIINQDMGDLPFALAPGTGLPNLGGATIEVIFGDSQAKADIGQSEAERLLNEGVVALYGAYNSAVTKTASSVAERAGIPFVNGESSSPDLTERGYRWFFRTSPTDLDFSRVMFAFLKEFQERQGVTLNGVALFYEDTDFGVNSATAQKRFAEEYGIPVLGEVKYRSGSAALTGEIQQLKSFNADVLLPSSYVNDAILTVKTARELGFAPQLIIAQNAGYLDNAFLETTGADAEGILSRAAYAADITQAKDLAARIDQMYRQSHDRPLTDAPARAFTGFMALAEAINRAGSTDPEAIRAALAATDIPPDQLIMPWQGIKFDEKGQNSLGQAILVQRQNGAYVTVYPFEFASSEVRFPGVAWANR
- a CDS encoding branched-chain amino acid ABC transporter permease produces the protein MLDRRLPAPLTLTALAVVIGILLTTPLLINNNVFHHTLILIGVYAALAQAWNILGGFAGQISLGNAIFFGIGAYTSSLLLVRAQVSPWLGALAGMALAMVLALLIGYPVFRLAGHYLAIATIALAEIALVIFQNLDFVGGAAGISLPITRDMQGRPTDSWWMLQFNSSKLPYVYLALGLLGLVQVVAVLLDRSWIGFYLRAIKNDQTAAAAIGVPVARYKLIALLISSACTALIGTFYAQYLLFVDPETVFGLSLSVLIALVAILGGAGSLWGPFLGAAVLIPLAEVTRSQLGGRGTAFDLVIYGLLIMVIAVFQPAGLAGLSERFRLRQRARVAPAAPADTQMEESIRS
- a CDS encoding ABC transporter ATP-binding protein, with the protein product MSLLEVTDLTMTFGGLVANDRISFTLNDGEVLGIIGPNGAGKTTLFACIAGFLKPTNGRVRFAGEDITGMRPDRICRRGLVRTFQIVRALPDLSVLQNVMVGAFLRTRAVREAQRIAEEVLAFTGLEARAQTLGKNLTIADKKRLEVARALATRPRLLMLDEVMSGLNAQERQQAVALVRSIQRRGISILLIEHIMDVLLPLSDRVLVLNYGKKIAEGTPDSITRNPEVIAAYLGSSYANPS
- a CDS encoding putative hydro-lyase; translated protein: MSDHQMPWPLPETRPAAIRAAIRNGLWRRSTERLAPGHVQANLVVLPVDEAAAFQQFCNRNPQPCPVLAVLPPGDPRVPAALAADADIRFDIPRYRIYREGRFVAEVDNLRDLWRDDLVAFLLGCSFGFDGALLAAGLPVRHLEQGRNVPMFRTNRPCVPAGPFQGNLVVTYRPMPTALVERAAAISARYPLLHGAPVQIGDPESLGIADLNQPDWGEPVVAQPDDVPMFWACGVTPQAVALESRVSLMITHAPGHMLVADLPIAALAEQTLSPVQS